A window of Onychostoma macrolepis isolate SWU-2019 chromosome 01, ASM1243209v1, whole genome shotgun sequence contains these coding sequences:
- the LOC131535906 gene encoding protein NLRC3-like, protein MFVLPFRELNLIRDHQYSLHRLLLDFHPELQDLDSKIYEECKVVFIFDGLDESRITLMFSDAQKVCDVTETSSVGVLMSKLMKGELLPSALIWITSRPAAANQIPSKYINRLTEIQGFTEPQKEEYFRKRISDQHQASRIISHIRRARSLHIMCHIPIFCWISSTVLQKLLEEDLSAEIPQTLTEMYIHFLLIQINMRNQKHEERDPEKLLQSNREVIVKLAEVAFKQLMKGNVMFYEEDLIESGIDVTDASVYSGICTEIFKEESVIHQRKVYSFIHLSVQEFQAAFYLFYCYLMKNKEAD, encoded by the coding sequence ATGTTTGTGCTTCCATTTCGAGAGCTGAACTTGATCCGAGATCATCAGTACAGTCTTCACAGACTTCTGCTGGACTTTCATCCTGAACTTCAAGATCTGGACTCAAAGATTTATGAGGAGTGTAAAGttgtgttcatctttgatggtctggatgaaagcAGAATCACGCTGATGTTTTCAGACGCTCAGAAAGTTTGTGATGTGACTGAGACTTCATCAGTGGGTGTGTTGATGTCAAAGCTCATGAAAGGAGAgctgcttccctctgctctcatctggatcacctccagaccagcagcagccaatcagatccccTCCAAATACATCAACCGTCTGACAGAAATTCAGGGATTCACTGAGCCTCAGAAGGAGGAatatttcaggaagagaatcagtgaccagcatcaagccagcagaatcatctcacacatcagaagagcaagaagcctccacatcatgtgccacatccccATCTTCTGCTGGATCTCATCCACTGTGCTTCAGAAGCTCCTGGAAGAAGATCTGAGTGCAGAAATCCCtcaaactctgactgaaatgtaCATCCACTTCCTGCTGATTCAGATCAACATGAGGAACCAGAAGCATGAAGAGAGAGATCCAGAGAAACTCCTGCAGTCCAACAGAGAAGTGATTGTGAAACTTGCTGAAGTGgctttcaaacagctgatgaagggCAATGTGATGTTCTATGAGGAGGACCTGATTGAGAGTGGCATAGACGTCACTGACGCCTCAGTGTATTCTGGGATTTGCACTGAGATCTTTAAGGAGGAATCTGTGATTCATCAGAGGAAAGTCTACAGCTTCATTCATCTGAGCGTTCAGGAGTTTCAAGCTGCTTTCTATCTGTTTTACTGCTATTTAATGAAGAACAAGGAGGCAGATTAG